A genomic stretch from Marinimicrobium sp. C6131 includes:
- a CDS encoding tryptophan halogenase family protein encodes MTTTGKPEKILIVGGGTAGWMTACLLISRWPDIEVCVLESRDIGIVGVGEGSTPHLKVFFDAVGIEESEWMPKCNATYKNGISFHGWSSIPGFEFYFHPFPAQTDDLLTVPLFLRNVQARLRGDYAHAHPDSYFLETYLAQNNLGPLADECFPFGAAYGYHFDSKLLGEFLSEKAVARGVKRIIGTVTEVLLSTDGAISSVRLAGNDTLEADFFVDCSGFRSLLMQGALKTRFLGFEDNLFNDAAVVLPSEISTTIPPETRSTALSNGWAWKIPLTNRYGNGYVYSSSHIDADRAETELRQNLGLLESDTPARHLNMKVGRVASHWTKNCLAVGLSQGFIEPLEATAIALSFETVRRFMLHFERGGFTNQGADDFNREINTKFEGIRDYIVCHYKVNQRRDTAYWRDNAANTKLSEHLSRILYLWQHSENFAQEMQANHLGGSYQPKSWACLLAGYGVFPPLRSSTGSPTAEASQEQDQLADFIRRCALNFRPHNELLAPAVAEQAVV; translated from the coding sequence ATGACCACAACAGGAAAGCCCGAAAAAATTCTGATCGTCGGTGGCGGCACGGCGGGCTGGATGACCGCCTGCCTGCTGATCTCACGCTGGCCGGATATTGAGGTGTGCGTACTCGAGTCCCGCGATATTGGCATTGTCGGTGTTGGGGAAGGGTCCACGCCGCACCTGAAAGTATTTTTCGACGCCGTCGGTATCGAAGAATCCGAGTGGATGCCCAAGTGCAACGCGACCTATAAAAACGGTATCTCGTTTCACGGCTGGTCCTCGATTCCGGGGTTTGAATTCTACTTTCATCCGTTTCCCGCGCAGACCGATGACCTGCTGACCGTGCCCCTGTTTTTGCGTAACGTTCAGGCCCGTCTGCGCGGTGACTATGCCCATGCGCATCCGGATTCCTATTTTCTGGAAACCTACCTTGCCCAGAATAACCTGGGCCCCCTGGCCGACGAATGTTTTCCATTCGGCGCCGCCTATGGCTATCACTTTGATTCAAAGCTTTTGGGGGAATTTCTGTCAGAAAAAGCGGTTGCGCGAGGGGTAAAGCGCATTATCGGTACGGTGACGGAAGTGTTGCTGAGCACCGATGGGGCAATTTCTTCCGTCAGGCTTGCGGGCAATGACACCCTGGAGGCGGATTTCTTTGTCGACTGTTCCGGCTTCCGATCGCTGTTGATGCAGGGTGCCCTGAAAACGCGGTTTTTGGGTTTTGAAGATAACCTGTTCAATGATGCGGCGGTGGTGCTGCCCAGTGAGATCTCAACCACCATCCCGCCGGAAACCCGATCGACGGCATTGTCTAATGGCTGGGCATGGAAAATTCCGTTAACCAATCGGTATGGAAACGGCTATGTGTACAGCTCCAGTCATATCGACGCGGATCGGGCAGAAACCGAGTTGCGACAGAACCTGGGGCTGCTCGAGAGCGATACTCCGGCGAGGCATCTGAACATGAAAGTCGGCCGGGTGGCCTCTCACTGGACCAAAAACTGTCTGGCGGTCGGGTTATCTCAGGGTTTTATCGAGCCGCTCGAAGCAACCGCCATTGCGCTATCCTTCGAGACTGTCCGGCGATTCATGTTGCACTTTGAGCGGGGCGGTTTCACCAACCAGGGTGCGGATGATTTCAATCGCGAGATCAATACCAAATTTGAAGGCATTCGGGATTACATCGTCTGTCATTACAAAGTCAATCAGCGCCGGGATACCGCCTACTGGCGGGACAATGCGGCGAACACCAAACTATCGGAGCATCTGAGTCGGATTCTGTATCTGTGGCAACACAGTGAGAACTTCGCGCAGGAAATGCAGGCCAATCACCTCGGTGGCAGCTACCAGCCCAAGTCCTGGGCCTGCCTTCTGGCTGGCTATGGGGTGTTTCCCCCGCTGCGCTCTTCCACCGGCAGCCCAACGGCTGAGGCATCGCAGGAGCAGGATCAGTTGGCGGACTTCATTCGCCGCTGCGCCTTGAACTTCCGTCCTCACAACGAGCTGCTGGCGCCCGCTGTCGCTGAACAAGCGGTGGTTTAA
- a CDS encoding cupin-like domain-containing protein, protein MADYRQIPEFNDLSVGQFFDQIAPEQKPVVIRGFARHWPLVTAAQQSPEDWVRYLLQFYQGQKARILLAPPEANKRFYYNGDMTGVNYLAGDERVDLFLGRLLELMDRSVYPAISLQNGAPENLLPGLVEDNPTPFFPDVTPRLWVGNEGIVSAHYDGADNMACVVAGRRRFVLFPPAQTGNLYPGPLNFTPAGAPTSLVDLNHPDFERYPRFETALANAYSAELGPGDAIFIPMLWWHHVESLEKVNALMNYWWNGSSAKGATPPSPIDSLNIALLAMRDLSQTQRNAWRHLFDHYLFKQGVDPASYIPEHQQHVLGPISPDYARAIKDHFVEKLKR, encoded by the coding sequence ATGGCGGACTATCGGCAGATTCCGGAGTTTAATGATCTCTCTGTCGGCCAGTTCTTTGATCAGATCGCGCCCGAACAGAAGCCGGTGGTGATCCGGGGTTTCGCTCGGCACTGGCCGCTGGTGACGGCCGCCCAGCAGTCCCCCGAAGACTGGGTGCGTTATCTGCTGCAGTTCTACCAGGGGCAAAAAGCCAGAATTCTCCTGGCCCCACCCGAGGCCAACAAACGCTTTTACTACAACGGCGATATGACCGGCGTGAACTATCTGGCCGGTGACGAGCGCGTGGACCTGTTTCTGGGACGGTTACTGGAACTGATGGACCGGTCGGTCTATCCCGCCATCTCTTTGCAGAATGGCGCGCCGGAAAATCTGTTACCCGGTCTGGTGGAGGATAATCCAACGCCGTTTTTCCCGGATGTGACACCAAGGCTCTGGGTCGGTAACGAGGGTATTGTCAGCGCCCACTACGACGGTGCGGACAATATGGCCTGCGTGGTCGCCGGCCGCCGACGCTTTGTGCTCTTTCCTCCGGCGCAGACCGGCAACCTCTACCCCGGCCCGCTCAACTTCACCCCAGCCGGAGCGCCTACTTCCCTGGTGGACCTGAACCACCCGGATTTTGAGCGCTACCCCCGCTTTGAAACCGCCCTGGCCAACGCCTATTCGGCGGAATTGGGGCCGGGCGATGCGATCTTTATTCCCATGCTCTGGTGGCACCATGTGGAGTCACTGGAAAAGGTGAATGCCCTGATGAATTATTGGTGGAACGGATCGTCAGCGAAAGGTGCCACACCTCCCAGCCCGATCGACAGCCTGAATATTGCGCTGCTGGCCATGCGCGACCTGTCCCAGACCCAGCGCAACGCTTGGCGTCATCTGTTTGATCACTATCTGTTCAAGCAGGGCGTTGATCCGGCGTCCTATATTCCCGAGCATCAGCAGCATGTGTTGGGGCCGATTTCCCCCGATTATGCCCGAGCGATCAAGGATCACTTTGTCGAAAAGTTGAAGCGGTAA
- a CDS encoding tryptophan halogenase family protein, with protein MQNSLNSLCIVGGGTAGWMAASVLSSALQGSGIKITVIESPDIASVGVGESTVPSILDFLRACRIDLNAFIRATSASFKLGIRFDDWREVGEHYFHPFGRVGQDINGFEFYQAWLKTLSEGQATRWLDQSPGAIMAEHSRFMLRPPRSNDWALRNYSYALHLDAVLVARYLRDLCLARGVARIEATVNDVAVDDRQFIRSVSLDDGTRVTSDFYIDCTGFRGRLIDRALNVGYRDWSDYLPCDRAVVVQTRNTEGPVPYTQATARAAGWSWRIPLQHRTGNGYVFSSRHCCDDQAIQTLLTTVKGEVLNEPRVIPFVTGRREKIWHHNCLALGLASGFLEPLESTAIHLVYKTLIHFIRHFPDRDFDPGIEQAFNRKINTDYREVRDFIILHYCTAGRRDTPFWQNCQNLPVPDSLREKIRRFRERGELESNSGDFFSRDSWCSIFEGMNIRPRKYHPLMDAFDSQRLAAQLRQQADHIRTTVMKMPSHGDYIRQHCGVESRVRTSGEVS; from the coding sequence CTTCAGGGCAGCGGTATCAAGATCACCGTGATCGAATCGCCGGATATTGCTAGCGTGGGCGTCGGCGAATCCACCGTGCCCTCCATCCTGGATTTTCTCCGGGCCTGCCGGATCGACCTGAACGCCTTTATCAGAGCCACATCGGCCAGCTTCAAACTGGGGATCCGTTTTGATGACTGGCGGGAAGTTGGCGAGCACTACTTTCACCCCTTTGGCCGTGTCGGGCAGGATATCAATGGTTTTGAGTTTTATCAGGCCTGGCTGAAAACGCTTAGTGAGGGTCAGGCAACCCGTTGGCTGGACCAGTCACCCGGCGCCATCATGGCGGAACACTCGCGCTTCATGCTGCGCCCGCCGAGATCGAACGATTGGGCGCTTCGAAATTACAGCTACGCCCTGCATCTGGACGCGGTTCTGGTTGCCCGCTATCTGCGTGACCTGTGCCTTGCGCGAGGTGTGGCCAGAATTGAAGCCACCGTTAACGACGTTGCCGTTGATGACAGGCAGTTCATTCGCTCCGTGAGTCTGGATGACGGTACCAGAGTAACCAGCGATTTTTACATCGACTGCACTGGATTTCGGGGCCGGTTGATCGACCGGGCATTGAATGTGGGTTATCGGGACTGGTCGGATTACTTGCCCTGTGACCGGGCGGTGGTGGTGCAAACCCGGAACACCGAAGGCCCGGTGCCCTATACCCAGGCGACCGCGCGGGCCGCGGGCTGGAGCTGGCGGATTCCCTTGCAGCATCGCACCGGGAATGGCTATGTATTCTCCAGTCGGCACTGCTGCGATGATCAGGCAATACAGACGTTGCTGACGACGGTGAAAGGCGAAGTGCTGAACGAGCCGAGAGTGATTCCCTTTGTGACCGGGCGGCGCGAGAAAATCTGGCACCACAACTGCCTGGCGCTGGGGCTGGCCTCCGGTTTTCTGGAGCCTCTGGAGTCCACAGCCATTCACCTGGTGTACAAAACCCTGATCCATTTTATCCGTCATTTTCCGGATCGGGATTTCGATCCTGGTATCGAACAGGCGTTCAACCGTAAGATCAATACCGACTATCGCGAAGTCCGCGATTTCATTATTCTGCATTACTGTACCGCGGGGCGACGGGATACCCCTTTCTGGCAGAATTGCCAGAATCTTCCGGTGCCGGACTCTCTGCGGGAAAAAATCCGTCGGTTTCGAGAGCGCGGCGAACTGGAATCGAACAGCGGAGATTTCTTCAGCCGGGACAGTTGGTGTTCCATCTTTGAAGGCATGAACATCCGGCCCAGAAAATACCACCCGTTGATGGACGCCTTTGACAGTCAGCGTCTGGCGGCGCAGTTGCGGCAACAGGCGGACCATATCCGCACTACCGTAATGAAGATGCCCAGTCATGGCGATTATATTCGGCAGCACTGCGGCGTTGAGAGCCGGGTCCGGACCTCGGGGGAGGTTTCCTGA